In a single window of the Cervus elaphus chromosome 1, mCerEla1.1, whole genome shotgun sequence genome:
- the LOC122703207 gene encoding olfactory receptor 1013-like — MDEKNFTIVKEFILLGFTTDPWLQRVLFYIFLIIYIISLLGNITLISLICSDSRLHIPMYFFIGSLSFLDLWYASVYAPQILMTCISDDKRISFAGCLAQFFFAAGMDYTECDLLAAMAHDRYVAVSSPLLYSQAVSPRSCASLVAASYFGGFVNSTIVTSETFTLNFRGDNVTDDFFCDLPPLVRLACDVKESYHAVLYFLLVSNVITPTVFTLASYLFIIAAILKIRSTQGRVKAFSTCGSHLTAVTLCYGSVLFIYSWPSKSYALERDKVMSVFYTVVIPLLNPLIYSLRNKDVKDALRKMIEKAVS; from the coding sequence ATGGATGAGAAAAATTTTACCATAGTGAAGGAGTTCATACTTTTAGGATTTACGACAGACCCGTGGTTACAGAGAGTTCTCTTTTACATCTTCCTGATCATTTATATCATCAGTCTTTTAGGGAACATCACCCTGATTTCTCTGATCTGTTCTGATTCTCGGCTCCATATACCCATGTATTTCTTCATTGGAAGTCTGTCATTCCTGGATCTCTGGTATGCTTCTGTCTATGCCCCCCAAATCCTGATGACCTGCATCTCTGATGACAAACGCATCTCCTTTGCTGGCTGCCTAGCTCAATTCTTCTTTGCTGCTGGAATGGACTACACTGAATGTGACCTGTTGGCTGCCATGGCtcatgaccgctatgtggccgtCTCCAGCCCCTTGCTTTATTCCCAGGCCGTGTCTCCAAGGTCATGTGCCAGTCTTGTTGCAGCATCATATTTTGGTGGCTTTGTGAACTCAACCATCGTCACAAGTGAAACATTTACCTTGAACTTCCGTGGGGACAATGTCACTGATGATTTCTTTTGTGATCTGCCTCCCCTTGTCAGATTGGCCTGTGATGTGAAGGAAAGCTACCACGCTGTGCTCTATTTCTTGCTTGTCTCTAATGTCATCACTCCCACTGTGTTTACCCTTGCCTCCTATCTCTTCATCATCGCTGCCATCTTGAAGATCCGCTCCACCCAAGGCCGCGTgaaggccttctccacctgcgGCTCTCACCTGACAGCTGTCACCTTGTGCTATGGGTCAGTTCTCTTCATTTACTCCTGGCCAAGTAAGAGCTATGCCCTGGAGAGGGATAAAGTGATGTCTGTGTTCTACACAGTGGTGATTCCCTTGTTGAATCCCTTGATCTATAGCTTAAGAAATAAAGATGTTAAAGATGCCTTGAGGAAAATGATAGAGAAAGCAGTTTCATAA